In Silene latifolia isolate original U9 population chromosome X, ASM4854445v1, whole genome shotgun sequence, the following proteins share a genomic window:
- the LOC141617294 gene encoding uncharacterized protein LOC141617294 translates to MGAILAQTVDKEERAIYYISKNFLEYEVKYTPLEKTCLALVWATKKLWHYMLSYSVSIYLKMDPIKYLFEKPVLNGRMSRWTLMLSEFDLKYVPIKAIKGRVAADFLAENPIEETEAIDTWSFPDENVIHIEDDVWDLYFDGASNYMGYGVGILLISPTGEHVPVSIKLDFNVTNNAAEYEACLLGLRSTLDLGVKQLLVHGDLSLVINQVTGSYKIKSESLAPYQMRIEELERFFDDVKYIHLLRDENQLADALSKLTALINIHEHMDSMPICVERRSAPSYVNAIDNPEESETDLWYTAILKYNESGEYPLDLDTRGKRALRMLAAQFIKTDDGKLYKKTAQGVLLRCIDKSTSEKAMEEVHDGECGPHMNAHMLARKIL, encoded by the coding sequence atgggggcTATCCTAGCCCAAACTgttgacaaagaagaaagagcaatttactacattagtaaaaattTCTTAGAATATGAAGTGAAATATACTCCACTTGAAAAGACATGCTTAGCTTTGGTTTGGGCCACAAAGAAGTTATggcactacatgcttagctacagtGTTAGCATTTATTTAAAAATGGATCCGatcaagtacttgtttgaaaaaccggtaCTAAATGGTAGAATGTCAAGATGGACCCTTATGCTAtccgaattcgacctcaaatacgtacccATAAAAGCTATAAAAGGAAGGGTAGCGGCCGATTTCCTTGCCGAAAATCCAATTGAAGAAACCGAGGCAatcgacacttggtcatttcccgatgaGAACGTAATCCATATCGAAGATGACGTGTGGGACCtatatttcgatggagcatccaACTACATGGGATATGGAGTCGGAATTCTCCTCATTTCTCCAACAGGTGAACATGTGCCTGTCTCAATCAAATTGGACTTCaatgtcaccaacaatgccgccgaatacgaagcatgttTGCTCGGTTTGCGTAGCACTCTAGACCTGGGCGTGAAACAACTTCTAGTGCACGGGGACTTGTCTTTGGTAATCAATCAAGTAACCGGGTCCTATAAAATCAAAAGTGAAAGTTTGGCTCCTTATCAAATGAGGATCGAGGAATTGGAACGATTCTTTGATGATGTCAAATATATTCATCTTCTGAGAGATGAAAATCAATTAGCCGATGCATTATCAAAATTGACAGCCTTAATCAATATTCACGAGCATATGGATAGTATGCCTATTTGTGTGGAAAGGAGATCCGCACCATCATATGTGAATGCAATCGACAATCCCGAGGAAAGTGAAACCGATCTTTGGTATACAGCCATCTTGAAATACAATGAGTCGGGAGAATACCCTTTAGACCTCGACACACGAGGAAAACGAGCCCTTCGAATGTTGGCGGCCCAATTTATCAAGACCGATGACGGGAAGTTATACAAAAAGACCGCACAAGGAGTTCTTTTACGATGTATCGATAAATCAACTTCCGAGAAGgctatggaagaagtccatgacggagaatgtggGCCACACATGAACGCCCACATGTTAGCCCGGAAAATCTTATGA
- the LOC141617295 gene encoding uncharacterized protein LOC141617295, with product MEAVQPIELEIPSLRILLESEVPEADWVQARYDSIVMLDERRLNALYHVQLYQKRIERAFNKKIKPRGIKEGDLVLKSVRALLPVDLRDKFKPNWAGPYLVKKILSGGAVRLTDLDGNDFANPTNLDQPKKYYP from the coding sequence ATGGAAGCAGTTCAACcaatcgagttagaaataccGTCTCTAAGAATCCTACTTGAAAGTGAGGTCCCAGAAGCGGATTGGGTCCAAGCCCGATATGATTCTATAGTAATGCTCGATGAGCGCCGTTTAAATGCCTTATATCATGTACAACTCTACCAGAAGAGGATAGAAAGGGCCTTTAACAAAAAGATCAAACCCCGaggaatcaaagaaggagatttggtcttGAAATCCGTGCGTGCATTGTTGCCGGTAGACTTGAGAGATAAATTCAAACCAAATTGGGCTGGCCCATATTTGGTCAAGAAGATTTTGTCGGGTGGAGCCGTTCGATTGACAGATCTGGATGGGAACGACTTTGCGAACCCAACAAACTTAGATCAACCGAAGAAGTACTACCCTTGA